In one Bordetella pertussis 18323 genomic region, the following are encoded:
- the secE gene encoding preprotein translocase subunit SecE, whose protein sequence is MSNTSIETVTSTADRIKLGLAVLVVIAGIVGFSMLDAQPMVARIGVFVGGLVVAALLAWFSEPGRRTLSFAGESYNEVKRVSWPTRKETIQMTGIVFAFVAVMGLLMWVLDKGIEWVLYGLLLGWK, encoded by the coding sequence ATGTCTAATACCAGCATAGAAACCGTTACCAGTACCGCTGACCGGATCAAGCTCGGGTTGGCGGTTCTCGTCGTTATTGCTGGCATCGTTGGGTTTTCCATGCTCGACGCGCAGCCCATGGTGGCGCGTATCGGCGTGTTTGTCGGCGGCCTGGTCGTCGCGGCGTTGCTTGCGTGGTTCAGCGAACCCGGCCGCCGTACCCTCAGCTTTGCCGGCGAGTCGTACAACGAAGTCAAGCGAGTCTCGTGGCCCACGCGCAAAGAGACGATCCAGATGACCGGTATCGTCTTCGCCTTCGTCGCGGTGATGGGTCTTCTGATGTGGGTGCTCGATAAAGGCATCGAGTGGGTTCTCTACGGCCTGTTGCTGGGCTGGAAATAA
- the rplL gene encoding 50S ribosomal protein L7/L12, producing MALSKAEILDAIAGMSVLELSELIKEMEEKFGVSAAAAAVAVAAPAAGGAGAAAAEEQTEFTVVLLEAGANKVSVIKAVRELTGLGLKEAKDLVDGAPKPVKEALPKADAEAAKKKLEEAGAKVEVK from the coding sequence ATGGCACTTAGCAAAGCTGAAATCCTTGACGCCATCGCTGGCATGTCCGTGCTCGAGCTGTCCGAGCTGATCAAGGAAATGGAAGAAAAGTTTGGCGTGTCGGCTGCTGCCGCCGCCGTGGCCGTGGCCGCCCCGGCCGCTGGTGGCGCTGGCGCCGCTGCTGCTGAAGAGCAGACCGAGTTCACCGTTGTGCTGCTGGAAGCCGGCGCGAACAAGGTCAGCGTCATCAAGGCCGTGCGCGAGCTGACCGGTCTGGGTCTGAAGGAAGCCAAGGACCTGGTTGACGGCGCTCCGAAGCCCGTCAAGGAAGCGCTGCCCAAGGCTGACGCCGAAGCCGCCAAGAAGAAGCTGGAAGAAGCTGGCGCCAAGGTCGAAGTCAAGTAA
- the tuf gene encoding elongation factor Tu — translation MAKGKFERTKPHVNVGTIGHVDHGKTTLTAAITTVLSNKFGGEARGYDQIDAAPEEKARGITINTSHVEYETETRHYAHVDCPGHADYVKNMITGAAQMDGAILVVSAADGPMPQTREHILLSRQVGVPYIIVFLNKADMVDDAELLELVEMEVRELLSKYDFPGDDTPIVKGSAKLALEGDKGELGEQAILSLAQALDTYIPTPERAVDGAFLMPVEDVFSISGRGTVVTGRIERGVVKVGEEIEIVGIKPTVKTTCTGVEMFRKLLDQGQAGDNVGILLRGTKREDVERGQVLAKPGSINPHTDFTAEVYILSKEEGGRHTPFFNGYRPQFYFRTTDVTGTIDLPADKEMVLPGDNVSMTVKLLAPIAMEEGLRFAIREGGRTVGAGVVAKIIK, via the coding sequence ATGGCAAAAGGCAAGTTTGAACGTACCAAGCCGCACGTGAACGTGGGTACGATTGGTCACGTTGACCACGGCAAAACGACGTTGACGGCGGCGATCACGACGGTGCTGTCGAACAAGTTCGGCGGCGAGGCTCGCGGCTACGACCAGATTGACGCGGCGCCGGAAGAGAAGGCGCGTGGGATCACGATCAACACCTCGCACGTTGAGTACGAGACGGAGACGCGTCACTACGCGCACGTTGATTGCCCGGGTCACGCTGACTACGTGAAGAACATGATCACGGGTGCTGCGCAGATGGACGGCGCGATCCTGGTGGTGTCGGCCGCAGACGGCCCGATGCCGCAGACGCGCGAGCACATTTTGCTGTCGCGCCAGGTTGGCGTGCCGTACATCATCGTGTTCCTGAACAAGGCGGACATGGTTGATGACGCGGAGCTGCTCGAGCTGGTGGAGATGGAAGTCCGCGAACTGCTGAGCAAGTACGATTTCCCGGGCGATGACACGCCGATCGTGAAGGGTTCGGCCAAGCTGGCGCTGGAAGGCGACAAGGGCGAACTGGGCGAGCAGGCGATTCTGTCGCTGGCGCAAGCGCTGGACACGTACATTCCGACGCCGGAGCGCGCGGTCGACGGTGCGTTCCTGATGCCGGTGGAAGACGTGTTCTCGATCTCGGGCCGTGGCACGGTGGTGACTGGCCGTATCGAGCGCGGCGTGGTGAAGGTTGGCGAGGAAATCGAAATCGTGGGCATCAAGCCGACGGTGAAGACGACCTGCACGGGCGTGGAGATGTTCCGCAAGCTGCTGGACCAGGGCCAGGCGGGCGACAACGTGGGTATCTTGCTGCGCGGCACCAAGCGTGAAGACGTCGAGCGTGGCCAGGTGCTGGCCAAGCCGGGTTCGATCAACCCGCACACGGACTTCACGGCCGAGGTGTACATTCTGTCCAAGGAAGAGGGTGGCCGTCACACGCCGTTCTTCAACGGCTATCGTCCGCAGTTCTACTTCCGCACGACGGACGTGACCGGCACGATCGACCTGCCGGCGGACAAGGAAATGGTGCTGCCGGGCGACAACGTGTCGATGACCGTCAAGCTGCTGGCCCCGATCGCCATGGAAGAAGGTCTGCGTTTCGCCATCCGTGAAGGCGGTCGTACCGTCGGCGCCGGCGTCGTCGCCAAGATCATCAAGTAA
- the nusG gene encoding transcription termination/antitermination protein NusG, with the protein MSKRWYVVHVYSGMEKSVQKALNERIERAELQTSFGRILVPSEEVVEVKGGQKSITERRIFPGYVLVEMDLTDETWHLVKNTNRVTGFLGGSGNRPTPISEREVEKILNQMEEGVEKPRPKILFEVGEMVRVKEGPFADFNGNVEEVNYEKSKVRVSVTIFGRATPVELDFSQVEKT; encoded by the coding sequence ATGAGTAAACGTTGGTATGTCGTCCATGTGTATTCCGGCATGGAGAAAAGCGTACAAAAGGCTCTGAACGAGCGCATCGAGCGCGCGGAGCTGCAGACGTCTTTTGGCCGCATTCTTGTTCCCTCCGAAGAAGTCGTCGAGGTCAAGGGCGGACAGAAGTCGATCACCGAACGCCGCATTTTCCCCGGTTATGTCCTGGTCGAAATGGATCTGACCGACGAAACGTGGCATTTGGTCAAGAACACCAATCGTGTCACTGGTTTCCTGGGTGGTTCGGGCAACCGTCCGACGCCGATTTCCGAACGGGAAGTCGAGAAAATCCTCAACCAGATGGAAGAGGGTGTCGAAAAGCCCCGGCCCAAGATTCTGTTCGAAGTGGGCGAGATGGTGCGCGTCAAGGAAGGTCCGTTTGCTGACTTCAACGGCAACGTCGAAGAAGTCAACTACGAAAAGAGCAAGGTGCGTGTGTCGGTCACCATTTTTGGTCGCGCGACGCCCGTCGAACTCGATTTCAGCCAGGTCGAAAAGACCTGA
- the rplA gene encoding 50S ribosomal protein L1 — translation MAKLSKRAAAIAQKIDRTKLYPVGEALNLVKETATAKFDESIDVAVQLGIDPKKSDQLVRGSVVLPAGTGKTVRVAVFAQGEKADAARAAGADIVGLDDLAEQIKAGQMDFDVVIASPDTMRVVGALGQVLGPRGLMPNPKVGTVTPDVATAVKNAKAGQIQYRTDKAGIIHATIGRASFGVEQLQNNLAALVDALQKARPAAAKGIYLRKLAVSSTMGGGARVEIASLSAN, via the coding sequence ATGGCTAAATTGTCCAAGCGCGCCGCCGCCATTGCGCAGAAAATCGACCGTACCAAGCTGTACCCGGTCGGCGAAGCCCTGAATCTGGTCAAGGAAACCGCCACCGCCAAGTTCGATGAATCCATCGATGTGGCCGTCCAGCTGGGCATCGACCCCAAGAAGTCGGACCAACTGGTCCGTGGTTCGGTCGTGCTGCCCGCCGGTACCGGCAAGACGGTTCGCGTTGCCGTGTTCGCCCAAGGCGAAAAGGCTGACGCCGCCCGTGCCGCCGGCGCCGACATCGTCGGCCTGGACGACCTGGCCGAGCAGATCAAGGCTGGCCAGATGGACTTCGACGTGGTCATCGCCTCGCCCGACACGATGCGTGTCGTGGGTGCCCTGGGCCAGGTGCTGGGTCCCCGTGGCCTGATGCCGAACCCCAAGGTCGGTACCGTGACGCCCGACGTGGCCACCGCCGTGAAGAACGCCAAGGCCGGTCAGATCCAATACCGTACCGACAAGGCTGGCATCATTCACGCCACCATCGGCCGCGCCTCGTTCGGCGTGGAACAACTGCAAAACAACCTGGCCGCCCTGGTCGATGCCCTGCAAAAGGCTCGTCCCGCCGCTGCCAAGGGTATTTACCTGCGCAAGCTGGCCGTTTCGTCCACGATGGGCGGCGGTGCTCGCGTGGAAATTGCTTCGCTGTCGGCCAACTAA
- the rplJ gene encoding 50S ribosomal protein L10 encodes MSLNRQEKAVVIEEVSAQVAKAQSIVIAEYRGLDVASVTVLRKTARESGVYLRVLKNTLVRRAVAGTAFEPLSEQLTGPLIYGISADPVAAAKVLAGFAKSNDKLVIKAGSLPNSLLTQDGVKALATMPSREELLSKLLGTMQAPIAQFVRTLNEVPTKFARGLAAVRDQKAAA; translated from the coding sequence GTGAGTCTCAATCGCCAAGAGAAAGCGGTGGTAATCGAGGAAGTCTCGGCACAAGTGGCCAAGGCGCAATCGATTGTTATCGCCGAGTACCGTGGTCTGGACGTCGCCTCTGTCACCGTACTGCGCAAAACTGCGCGTGAATCGGGCGTTTACCTGCGTGTTCTGAAGAACACGCTGGTCCGTCGTGCGGTTGCTGGCACGGCTTTCGAGCCGCTGTCCGAGCAACTCACCGGTCCGCTGATCTATGGTATCAGCGCTGATCCGGTCGCCGCGGCCAAGGTTCTCGCTGGTTTCGCAAAAAGCAACGACAAGCTGGTCATCAAGGCGGGCTCGCTGCCCAACAGCCTGCTGACCCAGGATGGCGTCAAGGCCCTGGCCACGATGCCCTCCCGCGAGGAGTTGCTCTCGAAACTGCTGGGCACCATGCAAGCCCCGATCGCGCAATTCGTGCGTACGCTCAACGAAGTTCCGACCAAGTTCGCCCGCGGCCTCGCTGCCGTGCGCGATCAGAAAGCGGCGGCCTGA
- the rplK gene encoding 50S ribosomal protein L11 produces the protein MAKKIVGFIKLQVPAGKANPSPPIGPALGQRGLNIMEFCKAFNAKTQGMELGLPIPVVITAFADKSFTFIMKTPPATVLIKKASGVQKGSAKPHTDKVGTLTRAQAEEIAKTKQPDLTAADLDAAVRTIAGSARSMGITVEGG, from the coding sequence ATGGCGAAGAAGATCGTCGGCTTTATCAAGCTGCAAGTGCCGGCTGGTAAGGCAAACCCCTCCCCCCCGATTGGCCCGGCGCTGGGTCAGCGCGGCCTGAACATCATGGAATTCTGCAAGGCGTTCAACGCCAAGACCCAAGGCATGGAGCTCGGTCTGCCGATTCCGGTGGTGATCACCGCCTTCGCGGACAAGAGCTTCACCTTCATCATGAAGACCCCGCCCGCGACGGTCCTCATCAAGAAGGCGTCCGGCGTGCAAAAGGGTTCGGCCAAGCCGCATACCGACAAGGTCGGCACGCTGACGCGCGCCCAGGCTGAAGAAATCGCCAAGACCAAGCAGCCCGACCTGACCGCGGCCGATCTGGACGCCGCCGTCCGTACGATCGCTGGCAGCGCCCGCAGCATGGGCATCACGGTTGAGGGGGGTTAA